Proteins from one Clupea harengus chromosome 17, Ch_v2.0.2, whole genome shotgun sequence genomic window:
- the aoc1 gene encoding amiloride-sensitive amine oxidase [copper-containing] has product MWSCWGLLICFLAVPASASREREWAHHGASMFADLTPREMRAVRDFLHTQKELGLTLAKGKDLRKNSILLMELQVPRKHEALRALDRGQAKPTRQARVVVQFGNQAEPNITEYIVSPLPYPRSYEVKTFKGSRPIRFESRPITTVEYGHLIKVLAEMAEKARRLLHESTGFTFSDCGDRCLTFSDIAPRGLAPGERRSWIMLQKFVEGYFIHPVGFEVLINHRDLDPEKWAVEKVWYNGQYFDSVEELMEKYDQGTLIKHKLPEHDPSDLYSTFIPRGHSNTPTDIHGPKLVEPQGPRYHVDGNFVEYAGWSFAFRVRSSAGLQIFDLRFNGERVAYEVSLQEALAFYSGDTPAAMQTKYIDAGWAMGTSDFELAPGIDCPEFATFKDMYHYYDTDKPVRYRNALCIFEMTTAMPLRRHFNSNFKGGYNFFAGLENHVLVLRTTSTVYNYDYIWDFHFYQNGVMESRVSATGYIHATFFTPNGLNYGTKVYSYVLGNLHTHLIHYKVDLDVAGRENSFESMELKFVNVSNPWSPGHTIQQSILDKKQHETERSAAFRFGKKFPRYLHFYNPNQENRWGHKKGYRIQFNSHAQSVLPKGWKEEKGISWARYPLAVTRHKDSEATSSSIYTQNDPWEPVVSFEDYIRNNENITDQDLVAWVTVGFLHVPHSEDIPNTATPGNNVGFFLRPFNFFDEDPSLASRSTIIVRPGKEGETKIQRWTPEVIGHCVTDKAFSYNGTYGGV; this is encoded by the exons ATGTGGTCGTGCTGGGGGCTTCTAATCTGCTTCCTGGCGGTACCGGCATCGGCCTCTAGGGAACGGGAGTGGGCTCACCATGGGGCTTCCATGTTTGCCGACCTCACCCCACGCGAGATGCGAGCCGTCAGGGACTTCCTGCACACCCAGAAGGAGCTGGGGCTCACACTGGCCAAAGGAAAAGACCTACGCAAGAACAGCATCCTGTTGATGGAGCTTCAAGTGCCACGCAAACACGAGGCTCTCCGAGCACTGGACCGAGGCCAGGCCAAGCCTACGAGGCAGGCGCGAGTGGTGGTGCAGTTTGGTAACCAGGCCGAGCCCAACATTACAGAGTACATCGTCAGCCCCCTGCCCTATCCCAGGTCCTACGAGGTCAAGACCTTCAAAGGTAGTCGACCGATCCGCTTCGAGTCCCGGCCCATCACGACAGTGGAGTACGGACACCTCATAAAGGTGCTGGCGGAGATGGCGGAGAAGGCCCGCAGGCTTTTGCACGAGAGCACAGGGTTCACTTTTAGCGACTGCGGTGACCGGTGTTTGACCTTCTCGGACATCGCTCCTCGAGGCCTGGCCCCTGGGGAGAGGCGGTCGTGGATCATGCTGCAGAAGTTTGTGGAAGGCTACTTCATCCACCCGGTGGGCTTCGAAGTCCTTATAAACCACCGAGATCTGGACCCTGAGAAGTGGGCCGTGGAGAAGGTGTGGTACAATGGGCAGTACTTTGACAGTGTCGAGGAGCTGATGGAGAAATACGACCAGGGCACGCTGATAAAGCACAAGCTGCCCGAGCACGACCCGTCGGACCTGTACTCCACATTTATCCCGCGGGGCCACTCCAACACACCCACCGACATCCACGGACCCAAGCTGGTGGAGCCGCAGGGGCCACGTTACCACGTGGACGGAAACTTCGTGGAGTACGCGGGCTGGTCGTTCGCTTTCCGCGTGCGCTCCTCCGCAGGCCTCCAGATCTTCGACCTGCGCTTCAACGGTGAGAGAGTGGCCTATGAGGTCAGCCTTCAGGAGGCCCTCGCCTTCTACTCGGGCGACACGCCCGCGGCCATGCAGACCAAGTACATCGACGCCGGCTGGGCCATGGGCACGTCCGACTTTGAGCTCGCCCCCGGCATAGACTGCCCTGAGTTTGCCACCTTCAAGGACATGTACCACTACTACGACACGGACAAGCCGGTGCGGTACCGCAACGCTCTCTGCATCTTCGAGATGACCACAGCTATGCCCCTGAGACGCCACTTCAACAGCAACTTCAAAGGAGGGTACAATTTCTTCGCTGGCCTCGAGAACCACGTCTTAGTGCTGAGGACTACCTCAACTGTTTACAACTACGACTACATCTGGGACTTCCACTTCTACCAGAACGGCGTAATGGAATCAAGAGTGAGTGCCACTGGGTACATACACGCCACTTTCTTCACACCCAACGGGCTGAATTACGGCACCAAGGTCTACAGCTACGTCCTTGGCAACCTGCACACCCACCTAATCCACTACAAAGTAGACCTGGATGTCGCTG GGCGGGAGAACAGCTTTGAATCTATGGAGCTGAAGTTTGTGAATGTGTCGAACCCCTGGAGTCCAGGACACACCATACAGCAGTCCATCCTCGACAAGAAGCAGCACGAGACAGAGCGGAGTGCAGCGTTCCGCTTCGGAAAGAAGTTCCCCCGCTACCTGCACTTCTACAACCCAAACCAGGAGAACCGGTGGGGACACAAGAAGGGCTACCGAATCCAGTTCAACTCCCACGCCCAGAGCGTGTTGCCCAAGGGCTGGAAGGAGGAGAAAGGCATCTCCTGGGCAAG GTATCCTTTGGCAGTAACACGACACAAGGACAGTGAAGCCACCAGTAGTAGTATATACACCCAGAATGATCCATGGGAGCCTGTCGTGTCCTTCGAGGACTACATCCGCAATAATGAAAATATCACCGATCAA GACCTGGTTGCCTGGGTGACCGTAGGTTTCCTGCATGTCCCTCATTCAGAGGACATTCCGAACACGGCGACGCCTGGCAACAATGTTGGCTTCTTCCTGCGACCCTTCAACTTCTTTGACGAGGACCCGTCGCTTGCGTCTCGCAGCACGATAATCGTCCGGCCCGGAAAAGAGGGCGAGACCAAGATTCAGAGGTGGACCCCAGAGGTGATCGGACACTGCGTGACTGATAAGGCATTCAGCTACAACGGCACTTATGGTGGGGTCTGA